One Qipengyuania gaetbuli genomic region harbors:
- a CDS encoding DUF2282 domain-containing protein codes for MHNQSIARLAGLALTAGIAATLTASPAAAQKKHAMEKCYGVAKAGENDCAAGPGTSCAGTSTRDWQGDVWKLVKKGSCETISTPKGKGSLTPVKR; via the coding sequence ATGCACAATCAATCGATCGCCCGCCTTGCGGGCCTTGCCCTGACCGCCGGCATCGCCGCCACGCTCACCGCCAGCCCCGCCGCTGCGCAGAAGAAACACGCGATGGAGAAGTGCTACGGCGTCGCCAAGGCAGGCGAGAACGATTGTGCCGCCGGTCCCGGCACCAGCTGCGCGGGCACGTCCACCCGCGACTGGCAGGGCGATGTCTGGAAGCTGGTCAAGAAGGGCAGCTGCGAGACCATCTCCACGCCCAAGGGCAAGGGTTCGCTCACGCCCGTGAAGCGCTGA
- a CDS encoding DoxX family protein translates to MQRVLTPYDRLAAWLASRGPESLALLLTRVALAGIFWRSGRTKVEDGTALTVSDNAVFLFEYEYTGLPLPADIAAPLATYAEHLFPALLVAGLFTRFAALSLLGMTVVIQVFVYPEAWWSTHVAWVAMAAILVSRGGGALSLDALLASRRAA, encoded by the coding sequence ATGCAGCGAGTACTGACCCCCTACGACCGCCTGGCCGCCTGGCTCGCATCGCGCGGGCCGGAAAGCCTCGCACTGCTTCTCACCCGCGTGGCTCTGGCCGGGATTTTCTGGCGATCGGGCCGCACCAAGGTGGAGGACGGCACGGCGCTGACCGTCAGCGACAATGCCGTCTTCCTGTTCGAATACGAATATACCGGCCTGCCCCTGCCCGCCGACATTGCGGCTCCCCTGGCTACCTATGCCGAGCACCTGTTTCCCGCCCTTCTGGTCGCCGGATTGTTCACGCGCTTTGCCGCGCTGTCGCTGCTGGGAATGACGGTTGTCATACAGGTCTTCGTCTATCCGGAAGCCTGGTGGAGCACGCATGTCGCCTGGGTTGCCATGGCGGCGATTCTCGTCTCGCGCGGCGGCGGGGCGCTGTCGCTTGACGCGCTCCTCGCCTCGCGGCGGGCGGCGTGA